From a single Nicotiana tabacum cultivar K326 chromosome 8, ASM71507v2, whole genome shotgun sequence genomic region:
- the LOC107832644 gene encoding putative F-box/LRR-repeat protein At5g41840, translating into MDQISQLPDPILQHILFFLPAKDAAQTSVLSRTWLNVWNLLPILTFDFDENAFIQKHLSAEIEEQKQADEGDAFLNHIDSPLTNLRIQKAIIQKFRLSLNFSDTKNASCIDEWIGLATNNCINELDIHIMRQDDKLDWYSLPGTVITAKSLVVLGDVHLIEENTFTVEELNEITSFCSPSVVKHLMLKDVAPPLNFESLLDGLFWTCHPESLSVESMWGRSDEFMQFLREKLMEKEGVQPVCCDSRSVKCWRHYLKGIEVENSTTSLHGDSFSPCQDISIASIAKVQWVQW; encoded by the exons ATGGATCAAATCTCTCAGTTACCCGACCCGATTTTACAGCATATACTCTTCTTCCTACCGGCAAAAGATGCAGCTCAAACTAGTGTTCTCTCCCGGACATGGCTTAACGTTTGGAATTTACTTCCTATACTTACATTTGATTTTGATGAAAACGCTTTCATACAGAAACACTTGTCTGCAGAAATAGAGGAACAGAAACAAGCTGATGAAGGAGACGCGTTCTTAAATCATATAGATAGTCCTTTGACAAATCTCcgcatccaaaaagcaataatacAGAAATTCAGACTTTCTCTTAATTTTTCCGATACAAAAAATGCGTCTTGCATTGATGAATGGATAGGATTAGCCACCAATAACTGCATCAATGAATTAGATATTCATATTATGCGCCAAGATGATAAGTTAGATTGGTATAGTTTACCCGGTACAGTAATTACAGCTAAATCGCTTGTTGTTCTTggtgatgtccatctcattgaagaa AATACATTCACAGTGGAAGAACTGAATGAAATTACATCGTTCTGCTCGCCATCTGTTGTCAAGCATTTGATGCTAAAGGATGTTGCGCCGCCTCTAAATTTTGAATCATTGTTAGATGGTTTGTTTTGGACTTGTCATCCAGAATCTCTGTCAGTTGAAAGTATGTGGGGGAGAAGTGATGAATTTATGCAG TTCTTGAGAGAGAAATTAATGGAAAAAGAAGGTGTTCAACCAGTCTGCTGCGACTCAAGAAGTGTCAAATGTTGGAGGCATTATCTTAAAGGAATTGAAGTTGAGAACTCTACTACTAGTCTGCATGGGGATTCTTTTTCTCCATGTCAA GATATTAGTATTGCTAGTATTGCGAAAGTGCAATGGGTACAGTGGTAA